One genomic region from Clostridium saccharobutylicum DSM 13864 encodes:
- a CDS encoding cupin domain-containing protein, translated as MYIIDEKDKDYRFGDNGPKYLMKGPRMNFALVQFQPGQDFKAHYHNIMEENFYIIDGEIDIVVDGKVNHMTKGQFIHIEPGEVHYCINNYNAPIKIASTLAPYQKLDKVDVDDYKY; from the coding sequence ATGTATATTATCGATGAAAAAGATAAAGATTATCGTTTTGGTGACAATGGTCCAAAATATCTAATGAAAGGTCCTCGTATGAATTTTGCATTAGTGCAATTTCAACCAGGACAAGATTTTAAAGCTCATTATCACAATATTATGGAAGAAAATTTCTATATTATAGATGGAGAAATTGACATTGTTGTCGATGGTAAAGTAAATCATATGACAAAGGGGCAATTTATCCATATAGAACCTGGTGAAGTTCACTATTGTATAAACAATTATAATGCTCCTATAAAAATAGCCTCAACACTTGCGCCTTATCAAAAATTAGATAAAGTTGATGTTGATGATTATAAATACTAA
- the lsrK gene encoding autoinducer-2 kinase, which produces MKKYLMAVDAGTGSVRALLFDLKGNQVGCVHKEWTHNEDPRWPGSMDFDWTHNWNLACSCIRGVIDETKIDPKEIAAVSTTCMREGIVLYDKDGKEIWACANVDARANDEVEELIRMDPELEKEVYLESGQTFALDAIPRILWVKNKMPDVYERVFLVSMFNDWLIYKMTGKLAVEPSNGSTTGIINLKKRTWNPSIMKKCGLKDNIFPPIAECGSIIGKVNSKGAEDTGLAEGTTVVVGGGDAQLGCIGVGVVNPNEGAVFGGSFWQYELNTDTVKTDSDCRVRVNCHAVPGIWQYEALAFKPGLVMRWYRDSFCQLEKQEAEKTGRDVYDLMNEKAAEIPAGSYDMMCAFSDVMNFISWKHAAPTFTNFELDSKKFNRYTFYRAILENAAMITKGNIDTVKEFTGNMPESIVFAGGASKSSLWCQILSDVTGLTIRVPVVKEATGLGAAILAGYGAGIYTDISKTANELVSWDKTYQPNEKNHGLYENLYNKWRKVYAAQLEFCNKKIAKNMWIAPGL; this is translated from the coding sequence ATGAAAAAATATTTAATGGCCGTTGATGCTGGTACAGGCAGCGTACGTGCTCTTTTATTCGATTTAAAAGGTAATCAGGTTGGTTGTGTGCACAAGGAATGGACACATAATGAAGATCCAAGATGGCCAGGAAGTATGGACTTTGATTGGACTCATAATTGGAATTTAGCATGTAGCTGCATCCGTGGAGTTATAGATGAAACGAAAATAGATCCGAAAGAGATTGCTGCTGTATCCACAACTTGTATGCGTGAAGGAATTGTACTGTATGATAAAGATGGAAAAGAAATATGGGCATGTGCTAATGTAGATGCCCGTGCTAATGATGAGGTTGAAGAACTAATTAGAATGGATCCAGAACTAGAAAAAGAAGTATATCTTGAATCTGGACAAACTTTTGCTCTCGATGCTATTCCACGAATTCTATGGGTAAAGAATAAAATGCCTGATGTTTATGAAAGGGTTTTCTTGGTAAGCATGTTTAATGACTGGCTGATTTATAAAATGACAGGAAAGCTTGCCGTTGAACCAAGCAATGGCTCAACCACTGGTATCATTAATCTTAAGAAGCGTACATGGAATCCTTCCATTATGAAAAAATGCGGTCTTAAAGATAATATCTTTCCACCAATTGCAGAATGTGGTTCAATAATTGGCAAAGTAAATTCAAAAGGTGCTGAAGATACTGGTCTTGCTGAAGGTACTACTGTTGTAGTTGGCGGAGGTGATGCACAGCTTGGTTGCATTGGTGTAGGAGTTGTAAACCCAAATGAAGGTGCTGTTTTTGGAGGAAGTTTCTGGCAATATGAACTTAATACAGATACTGTTAAAACTGATTCAGATTGTCGTGTTCGTGTAAACTGTCATGCTGTACCAGGTATATGGCAATATGAAGCACTAGCATTCAAACCTGGACTTGTTATGCGCTGGTATCGAGATAGTTTCTGCCAGCTTGAAAAACAGGAAGCTGAAAAAACAGGTAGAGATGTTTATGATCTCATGAATGAGAAAGCTGCAGAAATTCCCGCTGGAAGCTATGACATGATGTGTGCTTTTTCTGATGTAATGAATTTTATTTCATGGAAACATGCTGCTCCTACTTTCACAAATTTTGAACTGGATTCTAAGAAATTTAACCGCTACACCTTCTATCGCGCAATACTGGAAAATGCAGCTATGATTACCAAAGGTAACATTGATACAGTAAAAGAATTTACTGGCAATATGCCAGAAAGCATTGTATTTGCAGGTGGTGCTTCTAAGAGTTCGTTATGGTGCCAGATTTTATCTGATGTTACAGGTTTGACAATTCGTGTTCCAGTAGTAAAAGAAGCAACTGGTCTCGGTGCTGCAATTCTGGCTGGTTATGGTGCAGGAATTTATACTGATATATCAAAAACAGCTAATGAATTGGTATCTTGGGATAAAACTTATCAGCCTAATGAGAAAAATCATGGTCTATATGAAAATCTTTACAATAAATGGAGAAAGGTATATGCTGCACAATTAGAATTTTGTAACAAGAAAATCGCAAAAAATATGTGGATTGCACCTGGCCTTTAG